The DNA window GGGCGCACTATTGCCCTCACGCGGCTCGCAGGACGTGCATGCGCTTGATGTTCCAAGCCATGGTCACCAAGCTCCATTCGCCTTGTGCCTTGGCCAGCCCGCGCATGCTCATCTGGCGCCAACCCATCACTTGCTTGATGATGCCGAACACCGGCTCCACTGTCTGCTTGCGCAGGCCGTACAGGGCTCGGCCTGCTTGCGTGCCCAGGCGGTGTGCCATCTGCACGAGCGGATCCGTCGTCTGGGGCTCGGGCACATCGGGTGCAAAGCGCCCCATCACCGGCGTGTGATGCGACTCCCGCTTGAGCGCCAGCAGCGGCTCGATACCCGCGTCGTTGCACGCGATCACGTTGGCTTGGCTGAAGAAGCCGTTGTCCGTGATGAGCGTGTGCACCTCGCCCAGCACCGCGGGTAACGCTTGGATCTGCTGCAGCGTAGGCACAACTTCGCGCTTGTCGTTGGATGCCTGGCTCACATGCTGGGTGATCACCATCATCGTCGCGATGTCCACGCCGGCTTGTGCGTTGTAGCTTTGCTCGAAGCCCCCACCCGACACGGGCATGATGCGCGACTCTTCATCCGTGAGGTTGACCTGATCGCTGCTCCGGGGGCCGGCCTCTGGCGGCTCAGGGTCCTTGCCGCGCGGCTTCTTGCCCGCCTCGCGCTGGGCTTGGCGCTTGGCGGTCTTGGCCTCGTACTCCTGCTGCTCGACCTGATGGCGTTCGCTGGCGCGCTGCTCGATCTTGGCCTTGGCCTGCGCGATTGCGCTCAAGCGATCTGCACGCAGGGCGATCTCCGCCGGCACATCCATGCCGTCGGGTACCGTCGCGCGGTCGCTGTTCTCTGCCAGCGCCAGCAGCGTTTGTACTTCCTGGCGCAGCTGCGCCTCGATCTTGTTGGCATGAGCCCACGACAAGGCCTTGTGCTTGCTGGCGTTGGCGTCGATCTTGGTGCCATCCAGCGCGATGTGTCCGAGCTTG is part of the Thiomonas sp. X19 genome and encodes:
- a CDS encoding IS1182-like element ISThsp16 family transposase, yielding MSRFVPVDRDTAYLLPPSVDEWLPTDHLARFVVEVIEQLDLGDLARQYAGRGSAAHHPAVLLGLLIYGYANGVHSSRKIERATYDSVAFRFVAANTHPDHDTLATFRRRFLKEVEALFVQVLVLAREMKLLKLGHIALDGTKIDANASKHKALSWAHANKIEAQLRQEVQTLLALAENSDRATVPDGMDVPAEIALRADRLSAIAQAKAKIEQRASERHQVEQQEYEAKTAKRQAQREAGKKPRGKDPEPPEAGPRSSDQVNLTDEESRIMPVSGGGFEQSYNAQAGVDIATMMVITQHVSQASNDKREVVPTLQQIQALPAVLGEVHTLITDNGFFSQANVIACNDAGIEPLLALKRESHHTPVMGRFAPDVPEPQTTDPLVQMAHRLGTQAGRALYGLRKQTVEPVFGIIKQVMGWRQMSMRGLAKAQGEWSLVTMAWNIKRMHVLRAA